AAGTCGTGATCGTTGACGCATATATACAATTTCAATAAAATAGAGCTAGGGTAGGAGAAAGTGTGGAGGTGAAAATATGGATTTAATGACGCTTTTGATTTATTTTGCCCTGATTATGATTATCCCCATCTATGCGCAAACGCGTGTGAAGTCCACGTACAACAAATATTCGCAAATAGGGAACAGTACGGGAATGACAGGCGCGCAAGTGGCGACGAAAATTATGCAGGATAACGGGATTTATGATGTGAACGTCGAACCGGTAAAAGGCACACTGACGGACCATTATGATCCTCGTTCCAAGACGGTACGGTTATCAGAAGATAATTATTACGGAACGTCGTTGGCCGGAACGTCCGTGGCTGCTCACGAAGTCGGACACGTCATTCAGGATGCGGAAGATTACAGTTTCATGCGCCTGCGCTCGAAGCTTGTGCCTGTGGCGAGTTTTGGCTCAAACTCGGCGATTTTTTTGATCATTGGTGGGATGCTTCTCCAATTTAGTGGTCTGATGCTCGTCGGTATTTTCGCGATGGCCGCGGCCGTCTTGTTCCAACTCGTTACGTTGCCGGTTGAATTTAATGCCAGCAATCGGGCGATGACACAGCTGGTCTCCAGCGGTGTTATACGCAACGACGAAGAAAAGGAATCCAAAAAGGTTTTAAACGCCGCTGCCCTTACGTACGTGGCGGGTGCACTTGTTGCCGTATTGGAACTTGTTCGCTTCGTTCTCATGTATGTGATGATGAACAACGACTAATCAATGTTTGAAACATGCGCCAGGGAGCCGACGCCCCCGGCGCTTTTTTTACGGTCAGAAAATATAGGGATCGTATAAAATACACGGTAGGCTTTTTGCCATCATCATTGTGGAAAGCCAAGTTTTTCTAATCATTGCATCGGTTTTTGTTCGTCATCAAATGTAAATCCTTCTCCAGCTACATCTTGAACGTTGGAGATGGATACGAACGCTAAAGGGTCGACTTTTTCAATAATTGTTTTTAAGCGATTAATTTCATGACGGCTGACGACACAATAGAGAATTTCTTTATTCGTGCCGGTAAAAGAACCGCGTCCGCTTAGAAGGGTTGCTCCCCGGTCCATTTCGAGCAGGATTGCATCTGCAATGGCCGAGCTGTTTTCTGATATAATAAAGGCAGCCTTCCCTGAGTAAGCACCTTGCTGGATAAAATCGACGACCCTGGACGCGACAAATACGGCAACGAGCGTGTACATTGCCTCCCGGTAATTTAAATAGACGAGCGATGAGGTAATGACCAGCAAATCAATGATGAAGAGGGTTCGGCCAATGCTCATGCCAAAATATTTAAACGTGAGTTTGGCGATAATGTCGGCACCGCCGGTCGTACCTCCATATCGGAAAACGATCCCCAAACCCGCTCCGATAAAAACGCCTGAAAAGAGCGCGGCAAGGGTAAGGTCATCCTGAAGAGGGACGTCAACAATCCGGTAGGTTTGGAATAACCATAGAAAGAAGGAAAGCCCAAACGTTCCGATCAAAGTGTACACGAAAAGGGAACGGCCAAGAACACGATAACCAATAAAAAACATGGGAATATTGAGTACGATGTTGGAAAGCGCGGGGTCAATCGTGAAAATAAAAAAAAGGATGAGGGTGATTCCCGTAAATCCCCCGTCGGCAAGATTGTTTTCCATGTTAAAATAAACGAGTCCGAACGACATGAGCGCGGTTCCAAGCAGCATCATAATGATGCGTTTGCCGTGTTGAAAAAAATGGATCAAACCTATTCCTCCTTTGCCGTGGGGTAAGCCCATCATATTATAGGCTTTTTTAAAGGAAGGGGCAAATGTTCTAATGGAAGGAGAAGGAAAGACAATGAACGAACCAACGATGAAAGCAATGCAAGCGGAAGTGGACGCATACATAGGCCAATTTAAGGAAGGTTATTTTTCCCCGTTGGCCATGTTGGCACGTATGTCGGAAGAAGTTGGAGAGCTGGCACGTGAGGTTAATCATTACTACGGAGAAAAACCGAAAAAAAGCGATGAAAAGGAAAGAGAAATGGAAGAAGAACTCGGGGATCTCCTATTTGTTCTCATTTGTTTTGCCAACTCCCTTGATATTGATATGACGGAGAGCTTTACAAGCGTTATGCATAAGTTCAATCATAGGGATAGGAATCGTTGGACATCTATTTATGAAGGAGAGGAGCATAACAATGGCTAATCGTGAAATTCGTATTATTTTGGCGGGTCCTCGCGGGAAAATGGGCACAGCAGCCCGCGATTTGATCGCCCATACTGCACATTTTTCACTTGTTGCTTATCTAGATCATAAGCCGCAAACAGAGACTCAATTTTCGGAGGGAGACGTTCCGATCTATACGGAAGCCGACCGTTGCTTTTCCGAGGTGGACGCAGATGTATTGATTGATTTAACAACGCCGCAAGCAGCAAAAAACCATTTGGAAACCGCGCTCGATCATCATATTCGCCCGGTGGTTGGGACGACGGGGTTTACGGATGAAGAAATTGAAGAGTTAAGGGAAAAAGCAGAAACGAAATCGTTGGGTGCCATGATTGTCCCGAATTTTGCAATCGGTGCGGTGTTAATGATGAAATTTTCACAAATGGCGGCCCGATATTTTGATGATGTAGAGATTATCGAGCGACATCACGATCGCAAACTGGATGCGCCGTCAGGCACAGCTTTAAAAACGGCTAACCTCATCTCCGACGTTCGCGGGGAGAAAACACAAGGCCATCCGAATGAAAGCGAAACCCTCGAAGGTGCACGAGGTGGACAAGTGGAAGGAATGCCGATTCACAGTGTTCGTTTACCGGGGCTTGTGGCCCATCAAGAAGTGGTCTTCGGCGGCAGTGGACAAACATTAACGATAAGACACGATTCCATTGACCGCGGTTCGTTTATGCCGGGCGTGAAACTGGCAGTGGAAACGGTGATGACGACCAAAACGCTCATTTACGGGCTTGAGCAGATGATCGAGTGATCGCATGAATATTGCTTGATAGCCCATGACCGTAAGAAGGATGAACTCATGAATGTCACCATTGCTTATCGGCATATTTTTGCCGCTCATTCTCAACATACGACAGCCGTCATGAATAACAGAAAGGGAAGGAGGGGCAGGGTCCAGCCGATTTACTATGAAAGCCTTAAAAATCGGGATTACATGTTATCCTACCGTAGGCGGTTCAGGGGTTGTAGCAACCGAACTTGGCAAACGCCTGGCGGAAAAGGGGCATGAAATCCATTTTATTACGTCTAGCTTACCTTTTCGATTGGAACGAGCTTACGCGAACATTCATTTCCATGAAGTAGAAGTGAATCAATACCAAATATTTCGGTATCCCCCGTATGACTTGACATTGGCCAGTAAAATGGCCGAGGTTACTGAAATGTATGGATTGGATCTTTTGCATGTCCATTATGCCGTTCCTCATGCCGTTTCTGCTGCTCTTGCGAAAGATATGAGCGGCGGGAACGTGAAAGTGATGACGACACTCCATGGGACGGATATTACCGTGCTTGCCCATGACCCGTCCTTGCAAAATATTATCCGCTATGGGATTAACCGCTCGGATAAGGTTACGGCTGTGTCCCGCTTTCTCGTAAACCAAACGAGGGACCAACTGGATATTGCAAGACGTATGGAGGCGATTTATAATTTTGTTCCGCCTAACATTTCCGTGCCTGCCAATGCGCATGCCATACGCCAAAGGTACGGAATCAAGGACGAGGAAGATGTGATCGTACATATGTCTAATTTTCGTCCCGTGAAAAGGGTCGAAGATGTGGTGCGTGCTTTTCGTTACATACGACAGGCTAAGCCAAGCAAACTGCTTCTCATTGGCGACGGGCAAGAACGCCATTCGATTGAAAAACTTGTCGAAGCGGAAGGGCTTCAAGACGATGCTTTATTTCTCGGCAACCAAAGCAGCATTTATGAACTACTCTCTCTTGCCGATGTCATGCTTTTGCTATCGGAAAAGGAAAGCTTCGGTCTTACGGCATTGGAAGCGATGGCCGTTGGCGTTCCGGTCATCGGGACAAATATCGGAGGCCTCCCCGAGGTGGTTCGTGACGGAGAAACGGGGATGATTTGCCCGGTCTACGATTATAAAGCAGCCGCCGAGGCAGCACTCGAGCTTCTCAATGATAAAGCGATGCATCGACGAATGGCTCACGCTGCAAAGGCACGCGCGTTTTCTCAATTCAACAGTGATACGATCGTAACCAAGTATGAAAACCTGTACGCGGAAATGCTGGAGCTTCCATGAATGCCATGAACGAAAGCAAGGAATGGCAGGTGGCATTCTCTATCCTGCAAACATTGAAACGTTACGGACATGAGGCGTATATTGTCGGCGGAGCACTTCGCGATTTGCTTTTAAAAGAAGCATTCGTGGACCTTGATATCGTCACTTCAGCAACGATATGTGAATTGAAAGGTATCTTTCCCAGCGCTGTTATCATACGCACGAATATCCCGCTTCTTTCTATGCGGAAGAATGATGTACGCGTAGAAATCAGTGAATTACATGCGCGGTCGCTGATGGAGAATTTAAGGGCAAGGGATTTTACCGTAAACGCGGTCGCGTTAAATGAAAGAGGAGAGTGGATCGATCCATTTCACGGGCAGAGGGATATTGAACGCCGAGAGCTACGACTCGTCCGCGAGGATTCGATCCGGTCGGATCCTCTGCGCATACTGCGCGCATCTCGCTTGATGGCTGCGTATCACTTCATCGCGGACCCCGGTGTGGCAAAAGCTTGCCGCGCCCAGCGTGGTCACTTAAATGCAATCGCTGCCGAACGAATCGGCGAAGAATTGAACCGCCTGTTCCAAAGCCGGGATGCTGCTTATGGCATGCAGTGGCTGGACGAGCAAGGCATCCTTTCGATTTTATGTCCGGATGCCTCCGGCCTACATAAAACCCCCGTGTTTTCGCCTTTGAATAAGGTCGATACACTTACGGAAAAATGGGTGGTATTTTTTTACCTGCTCGGAGAGAAAAATGTACGCCATCGCTTGAAAAAATGGCGTTTGTCAAAAGCAATGGTAAATACAGTGCACCGCTTGTTTTTTTATACGGGAAAGCGGCTGATGGCCACCTGGGACCGGCGAACCCTTTATGGAGCCGGAGAAAAAACGGCTTTGGCTGCGGAGAAAACGGCCCACGTCCTCTCCGATTCCGTCCCCGGAGGGGAAATGAATGTCAGAAAGCTTTTGGCTGAATTACCGATTCTTAACCGGCATGAGCTGGCGGTTTCCCCGCTTGAAATCAGTGCCCATATCGAACGCGAGCCGGGGCCTTGGCTCGGGAATATGTTACGTGCATTGGAAATGGCAGTGATTGACAAGCAAGTAAAAAATGAAAAGGGTCCGTTACTTACTTGGGTAAAGGAGCGATGGGATGAAACATAATCTGTTGCAAGTGTTAGCGGAAATGAAGGACGGCTATGTTTCCGGACAGCAATTAAGCGAACGTTTGGGTGTCAGCCGGACTGCAGTGTGGAAGCATATGGAAAATCTACGCAAGGAAGGGTATGTCATTGAAGCCGTCCCCCGTAAAGGTTATCTATTGAAAGAACGCCCGGAAACATTAAGCGAAGCTGAAATTAAAGCGGGTTTATCGACGCAAAGCATCGGCCAGACCACGGTTTATCAACCGACAGTGACTTCTACGCAGACGCTTGCAAAAGAAGCGTATCGTGAAGGGACCCCTCATGGAACAGCTGCCGTTGCCAGTGAACAGACCGGAGGAAGGGGGCGAATGGAACGGCTTTGGGAATCACCGGAACAGACAAGCCTCAGTGTATCCATTGTTGTTAAACCCGACATTTCGCTTAGAGAAGCACCACAGTTAACATTAGTGGCTGCGGTTGCGGTAGCAGAAGCATTGCAGCACACGACGGAACTCCCCGTGCAAATCAAATGGCCGAACGACATTTATATAAATAACCGAAAAATTTCGGGCATTTTGACGGAAATGCAAGCGGAAGCGGACAAAATGCAAATGATGATCGTCGGAATCGGATTAAATATTAATCAAAAACAAACCCATTTTCTCGATGATCTCCGGGAAAAAGCAACGTCCTTATACGTGGAAAGCGGTAAAGAATGGTCGCGGGTACAAATCTTGCAAGCCCTGTTTATCTCTTTTGAAAAATGGTATGACATCTGGATCGAAAACGGATTTGAGGACATTCGGGAAGCGTGGGAAAAATATGCGGCCCTTTATAAGCGACCGGTAAAAGCTGTACAAGGCAACAAAACCATCGTTGGGCACATGATGGGCATTAACCGTGAAGGCGTCTTGCAATTAAAGGATGAAAACGGGAACGTCCATTCGATTTATAGCGGTGATTTGGAATAATCCGGTGGAACTAGTACTCTATTCCAGAATTTCATTTCCTTCGTCGGTCGCAGATTGATATGCCACCCTTTGAGGTACGACCCGGCGAAAATCGTCCGTCTCAAAGTGGGAAAACATCCTTTTCGGGACGGCAGCATGATCTTTATCCCTCTCAGCATGGGGTGAATCCGGTCAAAGGATCCGATAACGCTTTTGCATCGATTACCTGTAGGATTGATGAAATCAACGAAAGTGTCTGTCTGATACATGCATACCATCGGGAGGAACAGTGAGTATTGCGAACGAGAAAGAATTTCTGAGACAGACCGCTAGCGTTTACAGCCGAAAAGGAGGAACGATGATGCTTATTTGCCGAACAAAAAAAGAATGGTTGGACGGTCGCGCGCAAATGGAGGATAGAGGATCGATTGCCCTCGTGCCGACAATGGGGGCGTTGCATCAAGGGCATCTGCAGTTAGTGGAGCAAGCAAACACCGATTATGACCAAGTGGTCATGACGATTTTCGTCAATCCCTTACAGTTCGGGGAAGGGGAAGATTATGACCATTACCCGCGACAGGAAGAGGCGGATATTGAAAAAGCAAAGGCGGCAGGTGTCGACGTTCTTTGGGTACCGTCGGTGCAAGAGATTTATCCACGTGATCCGGCCGTAACCGTTAGGGTGGGAAAAATGAGCGAACGCCTTTGCGGCCGGCATCGCCCCGGCCATTTTGACGGGATGGCCACCGTAGTGATGAAGTTTTTGCAACTCGTACGTCCGAACGCTGCCTATTTCGGAAAAAAAGACAGCCAGCAGCTCGCGATTTTAACGCGCATGTGTGAGGACTTCCATTTAGACGTTACCGTTGTCGGCGGTGAAACCGTTCGCGAAGAAGATGGCCTGGCCCTTTCCTCGCGGAATGTATTTTTAAGCGAGGGCGAACGAAAAGAAGCACCGCTTTTATATGAAACTTTAAAAGAAGGCAAGGAACGGTTTCGTCAGGAAAAGATGAGTCCGGCGACCTTGGAGCGCGAAATCTTGGCCAGCCTCTCGGAACGTATCACGGCTTCCATCGATTACGTGGAGCTGTTGACATACCCGAGTCTGGAGCCGTTGCACGAGAATGACAAGGACGAACAGCTCATTTTCGCTGCTGCCGTTCGCTATCCACAAGCGCGTTTGATTGACAATGTTATTTTTGAGCGGGATTAACTTAAAACTATTACTATTCTAGTTGCGTATGTCAAACGGACTTCAAAAAGGATCTGAGAAGTGGTCATAAGTTCTAAAATCAGCAAAATCGCTGAAACGAGAACGTTAGACGTTCTCATACAATTTAAAATCAGAACGATTCAAAAAGCAGATCACAAGAAGTGGTTATTCATCGAGTCAGATCTTAAAATTTAATCTTATAATCCCAGAATTCGTACTCCAGCCAACCATGCCCTGGGAAATTGCCAGTATGACGATAATGGCGGTTTATGATAAAATATATGGGATATTGAATAGCGAAAAATGATGTGATGTATGCTATGAACTTAAATAAATCGAATAAATTCGTCGTGATTGATGTGGAAACGACGGGGAATCGGCCGCAGGACGGGGACCGGATTATCGAAATAGGTCTGGCCGTCGTATGGAATGGTGAAGTCACGAAGACGGCTTCTTCATTTGTGTCCTGCGATCAGGAAATCCCCCCATTTGTTAGCAGGCTCACCGGCATAACAAAGGATGACCTTATTGATGCCCCTTCATTTTCGGAGTTAGCGCCCCGTATTTTAGACGATTTGGACGGCGCTTGTTTGGTTGCCCATCATATTGATTTCGATTTACAATTTTTGAACAATGAGCTTGAGCGTGCCGGTTATGAATCCTTTCAAGGCAATGTGTTAGACACGGTGGAAATGGCGCGCATGCTCTATCCAACGCTTGATGGGTATCGGTTGGCTTCATTAGCCGAGCAATTTAACCTTGTGCATGATCAACCTCATCGCGCCGGGAGTGATGCCGAAGTTACGGCTCATCTTTTGCTGCTGATGAAGAAAAAACTTTATGCGTTGCCGTTTGTCACGTTGCAACAGTTGGAAGCCTGTACCACTGATACGTTTAGCGGGATGCAATTATGTATATATGAAGCGATGAAAACGGTGAGAACAAGTCATCATAAAAATGACAGCTCTTATGCCATTTATCGAGACTTCGCTTTGAAAAAGCCACAGGCAAACAATCGAACACAAGCAAAGGTGTCGATCCCGTTTCATGCCGAGCATTTTTTCGGAAAGGACGGTGCGCTGTCTAGTATCTCTCCCTCTTTCGAACATCGTAACGGCCAAGTGGATATGGCCGAAAACGTGCATGCTTGTTTTGAGGACGGAAAACACCTTATCGTAGAGGCTGCAACTGGCACGGGGAAAACGCTTGCTTACTTGTATCCCGCCGTTTACAAAAGCAGGGAGAACGAGGCTCCGGTCGTGATTGCAACGGAAACCGTTGCCCTGCAACAACAAATCAAGGATCGGGATGTGCCTTTATTGGAAAAAGGGTTGGGTCTCCCAATTGAAGCGGCGGTTCTAAAGGGTCGGAGCCATTATTTATGTTTACAAAAGTTCGCGCATTTTTTGGAGCAGATAAGAGGGGCGAGACAAGCATCTTACGACGAACAATTAAGTGTCGCTCAACTGTTGATTTGGCTGACAGAAACAGAAACCGGGGATGTGGAGGAACTTAATTTGCCAAACGGGGGATATGCCCTGTGGGAAGAATTAAAAAGTGATCCGGAATCTTGCACACATTCGAATTGTACTTTTTTCTCCCGTTGTTATTATCCGCGGGCCAGGGACAACGCCAGGCAGGCTGATCTTATTATTACGAATCATGCCCTCTTGCTCACGGATCATTTTCAGGAAACGAGTACGCTCCCTTCCTACGAGCATTTGGTCGTGGATGAAGCTCATCATTTGGAAGAAGCTGCCGGCCGTCACTTGGGAGCAAGCATGAGTTACCAACATTTCATGCGTTTGTACAATCAATTTGGGGTACAGGAAAACGCCGGTTTATTTGCCAATATTTCCGTTGTAATTGATAGGCATCCGACCGCGGTTTCTGCCGATTGGCCGAACGAACGCAAACAAGAATTGCAATCGTTACACTATGAGTGGAATCAATTGTTTAATGCTTTGCAAACGGCGATTGTAAAAAAAGACAAACGCACACGGCAAAAAAGCGAAGGATATCTCCCCGAAGACGTGGTCGATACCAATGTATTTGATGCTTGGAAGCGGGTGGAGGCAGGGGGAAAAGATGTCATTCGTGCCTGGCGTTCCATCACTCGTACATTAAAAAAAGAGGCACTCACGCCCGCGGAAGAAACGTTGCTGCAAAAAGTGAACACCCTCTGCAATGACTTGGAAGAAGCACAATCGATACTTGCATCTTTGCTAACTTCTGTTGAAAATGAAGTGTATTGGGCAGAGAGCGATGCCAATAAGCGACCGGACCGTCTGCGGTTGTACCGAAGGCCGATTAATATTAGCGAGCAGCTCTCCGGGAAATTTTTTTCAAACACGAAAAGCATTATACTCACCTCGGCGACGCTTACCGTGAAAGGTTCTTTCCAATATACGATCGACCAACTCGGGTTAACGGACACCCAGCCGAAATGTTTGCAACTTTCTTCTCCATTTCAGTATGAGAAGCAAGCACAGTTGCTTGTTCCGGAAGATTTTCCGGAGATACGTCAGGATGGAGAGGAACGTTTTACAGAAGCAGTGGCCCAATTTCTTCGTTCCCTCACGTCGAGTGTCAACGGCCGGATACTCGTTCTGTGCACCTCTCATCAAATGGTAAAAGCAGTGTCCCGGATGATGAAGCCGCATATGCAGCGTTTGAATTATTCCCTTTTTGCTCAAGGCGTGAATGGGGATAACCGTTCCAAACTTGTGAAACAGTTCCGTAACCAGGAGCGGTCGATATTAATGGGAACGACGACATTCTGGGAAGGCATCGACTTACCCGGGGAAGACGTAAGGGCACTCATCATCGTACGTTTGCCTTTCGCACCGCCGGATGACCCGGTATACATGGCAAAAGCGAAGCAGATCGAAGCGAGTGGAGGCAGTGCATTTAGCCGACTTGCCTTGCCGCGGGCGGTTCTTCGCTTCAAACAAGGGTTCGGACGTTTGATTCGTACAAAAAGAGACCGTGGGCTCATCTTTGTTTTAGACAAGCGCATTATCCAGGCCCGTTATGGAAAGGTTTTTTTGCGTTCCTTGCCTACATTGCCGAGTGTTTTCGCCCCCTCTAAAGAATTGCTTGCACGCGCTGACGAATTTTTCCACGATGGGAAGCGCCCGTAAAACTCCCGCTTCAACCCCGTAAGCGAAGAGATTACGGCGACTAACACCCGGATTTCGACGTACAGGAGGTACTAGTGCCGGGTATTGCCACAGGACGTGGCGGTCTTTGCCGGCGTACCTTAAAGTCAGAGGAAACCCACCTCTGATGGAAGTTTCACTTTACCAGCAGGAGGACGACGTTCGATGATACCCCCCTATGTGATAGCGAATGTAGCGATTATTGATGCGGTGCGGATAATCCCTGAAGGATATATCAAGGTGAAAGACAAAAAAATTGTTGCTGTCGGAGAGGGGGATCCGCCGCCCGAAGACGGTTGGGAACGAATAGATGGTCGGAAGAAAATTCTTATGCCGGGGCTTGCCAATACGCACGGCCATACACCGATGACATTGCTTAGGGGAATCAGTGATGATTTGCCGCTTGAGCGCTGGTTAAAAGAAAAAATTTGGCCAGCGGAAGCTTCATTGGATGAAGAAAGTGCTAATGTCGGCACGGCACTCGCGATCGTTGAAATGATGCGGTCCGGCACGACTTGTTTTGCCGATATGTATCATCTCAACCGGGAAGGCGCGGCGTTGTCGGCGGAGGAATCGGGTATGAAAGCTTCTCTTGCGCGCGGAATGATTGCTTTTGGCGCTAAGAAAGAGCAACAAGAAAAGCTAAAAACAGCCATTGACTATGCGAAATCATGCCAAACGTCCTCGAGTGGGCGCTTGCGGGGCGCTGTTTTCCCCCATGCCCCTTACACATGCCCGCTTGAATTTTTGCGTGATGCAAAAGCAGAAGCTGAGGAAGCATCGCTACCTTTGCATATTCACATTGCCGAAACACGAAAGGAAGTAAAGGAACACGAAGCCAAGCATGGCATGACCCCGGTTGCCCATCTTTTGGAAGCGGGAATCCTGACGGTAGGTTCGCTCGCCGTACATGCCGTCCATATCAGCTATTCGGAAATGACAGGATTGAAAAAGAACGGCGTTCACGTATCCCATAATCCGCAAAGCAATTTAAAATTGGGGTCCGGGATCGCGCCGCTGCCCCAACTGCTCAGTCACCGTATTCCCGTTTCCCTCGGCACAGACAGTGCCGCTTCGAATAACACATTGGATCTATTTGATGAAATGCGGCAAGCAGCGATGGTTCATAAAGGCGTGGAAGAAGAGGCGAACGCGACACATGCGCAAACGGTTGTAGAGATGGCGACTGTTAACGGGGCAAACACGCTTGGCTTTTCCAACACGGGATTCATTAAAGAAGGCTATGATGCCGATTTTATTCTCATCGATAGTGATCAAGCACACATGATCCCGCGGATCAATCACGGAACACTCGTTTATTCCGCTTCAGGGCGCGATGTAACCGACGTTTTCGTTGAAGGGCGGCCGCTCATGCGCGATGGCGAACTCCTCACCATGGATGAGGAGAAGATTCGTCATGAAGCAATGAATAGGTCAGCGACGCTTGCTGCCTCCCTTTAAGCTTGATTAGAAGATAAACATACGTAAAGGACAAAAAAGGAAAGGCTGCGTGAAACAGCCTTTCGTGTGCGGGCGTTTATTTATTTCCCTCTAGAAGAGAGCAGTCTTATTATATCCAAACCACGGACGTCGTTTACAAAGAAAATCTCGGCAAGGATGCAAGTCCGTGCCTCGTTTGGGAAGCCGGCATCGGCAGCTAACGTGTACGGCAAAAGAAAGGATTCATCAGGAGGGAGCGTGCCATGCGAAGTTGGATGATTTTGGGTACTGTTACCCTTGTTATTTTATTGGGACTTGGTGTTTTTGGATTTTATCAAAGCATTGAAGTCCCAAAAGAAGAACAAAAAGAAGCAGTTGCATCGCTTGTATCGGAGGAAGAAGATGCGGAAACCTTTGATGATTTCCATTTATTCTTCGGCATGGAAACGATCTATGTAGCTACGGTAACGCAAACAGACGGGGAAGCGTATTATTGGTTTTATGATGAGGGGTATGAACGGATCGACCGCGTCCCTACTGCCGGCGTAACGGATGAAGAGACCGTCAT
The Salicibibacter kimchii DNA segment above includes these coding regions:
- a CDS encoding amidohydrolase, producing MIPPYVIANVAIIDAVRIIPEGYIKVKDKKIVAVGEGDPPPEDGWERIDGRKKILMPGLANTHGHTPMTLLRGISDDLPLERWLKEKIWPAEASLDEESANVGTALAIVEMMRSGTTCFADMYHLNREGAALSAEESGMKASLARGMIAFGAKKEQQEKLKTAIDYAKSCQTSSSGRLRGAVFPHAPYTCPLEFLRDAKAEAEEASLPLHIHIAETRKEVKEHEAKHGMTPVAHLLEAGILTVGSLAVHAVHISYSEMTGLKKNGVHVSHNPQSNLKLGSGIAPLPQLLSHRIPVSLGTDSAASNNTLDLFDEMRQAAMVHKGVEEEANATHAQTVVEMATVNGANTLGFSNTGFIKEGYDADFILIDSDQAHMIPRINHGTLVYSASGRDVTDVFVEGRPLMRDGELLTMDEEKIRHEAMNRSATLAASL